The proteins below come from a single Marinobacter bohaiensis genomic window:
- a CDS encoding DUF2878 domain-containing protein, whose protein sequence is MTHHTAMIRHDLLRNVTNFALFQVGWFACVLFPGVGAALLALVIVGAHLAFVSQSRIAEARFILLGTAVGSLLDGLWFRLDVLAEPGTLPLWTPIWLVGLWAVFMTTLAHSLAWVGERRWLPYVLAPLAGPFAYWSATRLGDVRFPETLPSLIALAIGWLIVFPALLAIKQRFFREITPA, encoded by the coding sequence ATGACTCATCACACCGCCATGATCCGCCACGACTTGCTGCGCAACGTCACCAACTTCGCCCTGTTCCAGGTCGGCTGGTTCGCCTGCGTGCTGTTCCCGGGTGTCGGCGCGGCGTTGCTGGCGCTGGTCATCGTCGGCGCCCACCTGGCTTTCGTCAGTCAGTCGCGGATCGCGGAGGCGCGGTTTATCCTGCTGGGCACCGCGGTCGGCTCGTTGCTGGATGGGCTCTGGTTTCGCCTGGACGTCCTGGCCGAGCCGGGCACATTGCCCCTGTGGACGCCGATCTGGCTGGTCGGCCTGTGGGCCGTGTTCATGACTACCCTGGCCCACTCCCTGGCGTGGGTCGGCGAACGACGCTGGCTGCCCTACGTGCTCGCGCCCCTGGCCGGGCCCTTCGCCTACTGGAGCGCCACCCGGCTGGGCGATGTGCGCTTCCCGGAAACCCTGCCCAGCCTGATTGCGCTGGCGATCGGCTGGCTCATCGTGTTTCCGGCGCTGCTGGCGATCAAGCAGCGTTTTTTCAGGGAGATCACTCCGGCATGA
- a CDS encoding ArsR/SmtB family transcription factor, producing the protein MNHVDIHAMRNAADRASHFLRSLANADRLMLLCQLSQGEMGVGDLEAVTGIRQPSLSQQLGILRREGLIQPRKLGKQVFYSIAEPKVLVMVQQLYDLFCDNPAEEARA; encoded by the coding sequence ATGAATCACGTCGACATCCATGCCATGCGGAATGCCGCCGACCGGGCCAGCCATTTCCTGCGCAGTCTGGCCAACGCCGACCGCCTGATGCTGCTGTGCCAGCTCAGCCAGGGGGAAATGGGCGTCGGCGACCTTGAGGCGGTGACTGGAATCCGCCAGCCGTCGCTGTCCCAGCAATTGGGCATCCTGCGCCGGGAAGGTCTGATCCAGCCCCGCAAACTCGGCAAGCAGGTGTTCTACAGCATCGCCGAACCCAAGGTTCTGGTCATGGTGCAGCAACTCTACGATCTGTTCTGTGACAACCCGGCCGAGGAGGCCCGCGCGTGA
- a CDS encoding SAM-dependent methyltransferase → MENLNTQQQTSNRSLTSGLARRLVTGQFEQLKAGTLRVSEAGQPDAVFGDGDSQYPEAEIRIHDASTWRDLLTGGSIGAAESYVAGDWTSPDLTALLRFFTRNIDRMNAFEDRFSWISKPALKGLHWLNRNSRTGSRKNIEAHYDLGNALFETFLDPTLMYSSAIYPDEAATLDEAAVFKLDRICRKLDLQPGDRVLEIGTGWGGFAIHAATHYGCHVTTTTISHEQHELARGRIEAKGLSDRITLLFDDYRDLTGQYDKLVSIEMIEAVGPQFLDSYFAQISDRLKPGGEALIQAINMPEQRYERALRNVDFIQRYIFPGSFIPSFGAMLGSVRNGTELVLTQVEDFGLHYARTLHDWRERFMDARRQIRELGYDDRFIRLWDFYFSYCEAGFSERAIGVAHVQFTKPGSSQAPH, encoded by the coding sequence ATGGAGAACCTGAACACCCAACAGCAGACGTCCAACCGATCGCTCACGTCGGGCCTGGCGCGACGACTGGTTACCGGCCAGTTCGAGCAGCTCAAGGCGGGGACGCTGCGGGTCAGCGAAGCCGGACAACCGGACGCGGTCTTCGGCGACGGCGACAGCCAGTATCCGGAGGCGGAAATCCGCATCCACGACGCGTCCACCTGGCGTGATCTGCTCACCGGCGGCAGCATCGGCGCGGCGGAATCCTACGTGGCCGGGGACTGGACCTCCCCCGACCTGACCGCCCTGCTGCGCTTCTTCACGCGTAACATCGACCGGATGAACGCCTTTGAGGACCGGTTCAGCTGGATCAGCAAGCCAGCCCTCAAGGGCCTGCACTGGCTCAACCGCAACAGCCGCACCGGCTCGCGCAAGAACATCGAGGCCCACTACGACCTGGGCAACGCCCTGTTCGAAACCTTCCTCGATCCGACGCTGATGTATTCGTCGGCGATCTACCCGGACGAGGCTGCCACGCTGGATGAAGCCGCGGTGTTCAAGCTGGACCGGATCTGCCGCAAGCTCGACCTGCAGCCGGGCGACCGGGTGCTGGAGATCGGCACCGGCTGGGGCGGTTTTGCCATCCACGCGGCGACGCACTACGGCTGCCATGTGACGACCACGACCATCTCCCACGAACAGCACGAGCTGGCCCGCGGGCGCATCGAAGCAAAGGGTCTTTCCGACCGGATCACACTCCTGTTCGACGACTATCGCGACCTGACCGGCCAGTACGACAAGCTGGTGTCCATCGAGATGATCGAGGCGGTGGGGCCGCAGTTCCTGGACAGCTACTTTGCCCAGATCAGCGACCGGCTCAAGCCCGGCGGCGAGGCCCTGATCCAGGCCATCAACATGCCCGAGCAACGCTACGAGCGGGCGCTGCGTAACGTGGACTTTATCCAGCGCTACATCTTCCCGGGCAGTTTCATCCCCTCGTTCGGCGCCATGCTGGGCTCCGTCCGCAACGGCACCGAGCTGGTCCTGACGCAGGTGGAGGACTTTGGCCTGCATTACGCCCGCACCCTCCACGATTGGCGGGAGCGCTTCATGGACGCCCGCCGCCAGATTCGCGAACTGGGTTACGACGACCGCTTCATTCGCCTGTGGGACTTCTACTTCAGCTACTGTGAAGCGGGTTTCTCGGAGCGTGCCATTGGCGTCGCGCACGTCCAGTTCACCAAACCGGGCAGCTCACAGGCCCCACATTAA
- the hemH gene encoding ferrochelatase, protein MQYKGPTGFRHDQPEKTGVLITNLGTPDAPTAPALRRYLKEFLSDPRVVEAPRLLWWFILNGVILRIRPKRSAHAYQQVWEPEGSPLLIHTAHQCEKLRERLQARYGDDVVVSFAMRYGNPSITSALEALQQAGVTKLVVLPLYPQYSASTSASTFDAISADFTRRRWLPDLRFISHYPDFPPYIEAMAQQIEANRAEHGRGDKLILSYHGVPKKYLLRGDPYHCECLKTSRLLAQRLGLSEDQYMTTFQSRFGREEWLKPYTDETMKALPGQGIKSVDVFCPGFSSDCLETIEEIGQENRDYFMEAGGERFHYIPALNATDGHIDALEQLVVENLQGWKIAGPSSDDLAQRAKLAKAVGADD, encoded by the coding sequence ATGCAATACAAGGGTCCCACCGGATTTCGCCACGACCAGCCCGAGAAGACCGGTGTCCTCATCACCAACCTGGGTACGCCGGACGCGCCCACCGCCCCGGCGCTGCGCCGCTACCTCAAGGAATTCCTGTCGGATCCGCGTGTGGTGGAAGCCCCGCGCCTGCTGTGGTGGTTCATCCTCAACGGCGTCATTCTGCGGATTCGGCCCAAGCGTTCCGCCCATGCCTATCAGCAGGTCTGGGAGCCGGAGGGATCGCCCCTGCTGATCCATACCGCTCACCAATGCGAGAAACTGCGGGAGCGCCTGCAGGCCCGTTATGGGGACGACGTGGTGGTGAGCTTTGCCATGCGCTACGGCAATCCCTCGATCACTTCCGCCCTGGAGGCGCTGCAGCAGGCCGGCGTCACCAAGCTGGTGGTTCTGCCGCTGTATCCGCAGTACTCCGCGTCGACGTCGGCGTCCACTTTCGACGCCATCAGTGCCGACTTCACCCGGCGTCGCTGGTTGCCGGACCTGCGCTTCATCAGCCACTACCCGGATTTCCCGCCGTACATCGAGGCCATGGCCCAGCAGATTGAGGCAAACCGCGCCGAGCACGGCCGGGGGGACAAGCTGATCCTGTCCTACCACGGCGTACCGAAGAAGTATCTGCTGCGGGGCGACCCCTACCACTGCGAGTGCCTGAAAACCTCGCGCCTGCTGGCACAACGGCTGGGGTTGAGCGAAGACCAGTACATGACCACCTTCCAGTCCCGTTTTGGCCGGGAGGAATGGCTCAAACCCTACACGGACGAGACCATGAAGGCGCTGCCCGGACAGGGGATCAAGTCGGTGGATGTGTTCTGTCCGGGTTTCTCCTCAGACTGCCTGGAAACCATCGAGGAGATCGGTCAGGAAAACCGGGACTATTTCATGGAAGCCGGTGGCGAGCGCTTCCACTACATCCCCGCCCTCAACGCGACCGACGGTCACATCGACGCGCTGGAGCAATTGGTCGTGGAGAATCTGCAGGGCTGGAAGATCGCCGGACCGTCCAGCGACGACCTGGCGCAACGGGCAAAGCTGGCCAAAGCCGTTGGAGCAGACGACTGA
- a CDS encoding DUF6691 family protein, with translation MRSTLFAFIAGLVFGLGLLVSGMANPAKVLGFLDLAGAWDPSLALVMAGAIGVAWPGFLLLRRQPRSRLGLPMRWPTAGHIDRPLLTGALLFGAGWGLAGFCPGPGVVALGAGQPGALVFVSAMLAGMALFRLFDDTRRLR, from the coding sequence ATGCGGAGCACTCTGTTCGCCTTCATTGCCGGACTGGTGTTTGGCCTGGGGCTGCTCGTCTCTGGTATGGCCAATCCGGCCAAGGTGCTGGGCTTCCTGGATCTGGCTGGCGCCTGGGATCCGTCGCTGGCGCTGGTGATGGCGGGCGCCATCGGTGTCGCCTGGCCCGGTTTTCTCCTGCTTCGCCGACAACCGCGCAGCCGGCTGGGTCTGCCCATGCGGTGGCCGACCGCCGGCCACATCGACCGGCCATTGCTGACAGGCGCCCTGCTGTTCGGCGCCGGCTGGGGCCTGGCCGGCTTCTGCCCGGGCCCGGGCGTGGTTGCACTGGGCGCCGGCCAGCCCGGGGCCCTGGTGTTCGTGTCCGCCATGCTGGCCGGCATGGCCCTGTTCCGGCTGTTCGATGACACCAGACGGCTGCGATAA
- a CDS encoding phasin family protein — protein MSSDKDEDKNLDTHPDRKQERDDQLAGRIKDSARQIWLAGLGAYTKAEEDAGKFFDRLVHEGEELDRKTRGVVGRQVRNVEGRVEDVKERATGTWDRLEGLFDERVSGALRRLGIHRRDEIEALEARISALEAELKAVREETGQRRDDEEE, from the coding sequence ATGAGCAGTGACAAAGACGAAGACAAGAACCTGGATACCCATCCGGACAGGAAACAGGAGCGCGACGACCAACTGGCGGGCCGGATCAAGGATTCCGCGCGCCAGATCTGGCTGGCGGGCCTGGGCGCCTACACCAAGGCGGAAGAGGACGCCGGCAAGTTCTTCGATCGCCTGGTGCACGAAGGCGAGGAGCTGGATCGCAAGACCCGCGGCGTGGTCGGTCGGCAGGTACGCAACGTCGAAGGGCGCGTGGAAGACGTCAAGGAACGGGCCACCGGCACCTGGGATCGCCTGGAAGGCCTGTTCGACGAGCGGGTTTCCGGTGCCTTGCGGCGGCTGGGTATCCACCGGCGCGATGAGATCGAGGCCCTGGAGGCGCGCATTTCCGCTTTGGAGGCCGAGCTGAAGGCGGTGCGGGAGGAAACCGGTCAGCGGCGGGACGACGAGGAAGAGTAA
- a CDS encoding TIGR01244 family sulfur transferase, translating into MELHKLDDTLTVAPQISVADVAEAARAGFRTLVSNRPDGEGADQPATDAIAEAAREQGLEWIYLPVQSGNVTDEDVERFAPLLEQADKPILAFCRTGTRCSTLWALSRARRDNIDQLLNTARSAGYDLEAQRERMASLASRRDA; encoded by the coding sequence ATGGAGCTGCACAAACTCGATGACACCCTGACCGTCGCCCCGCAGATTTCCGTGGCCGACGTGGCCGAGGCGGCCCGGGCGGGATTCCGCACACTGGTCTCCAACCGCCCCGATGGCGAGGGCGCCGACCAGCCCGCTACCGACGCCATCGCTGAAGCCGCCCGCGAACAGGGACTGGAGTGGATCTACCTGCCAGTGCAGTCAGGCAACGTCACCGACGAGGACGTGGAACGCTTCGCCCCGCTTCTGGAGCAGGCGGACAAGCCCATCCTGGCATTCTGCCGCACCGGCACCCGCTGCTCGACCCTGTGGGCTCTGTCCCGCGCCCGCCGGGACAACATCGACCAACTGCTGAATACCGCCAGATCCGCCGGTTACGACCTGGAAGCACAACGGGAGCGCATGGCGTCCCTCGCCTCACGCCGCGACGCGTGA
- a CDS encoding YeeE/YedE family protein, with protein sequence MIGLAAVLLMAMNGRIAGISGILGGLLQLRRGEVAWRAAFIAGLLAAPVLWLLVAGPPHIVVEASNAALVLAGLLVGFGTRLGSGCTSGHGVCGLSRLSPRSLAATAVFMATGFITVFVVRHLLGGA encoded by the coding sequence ATGATCGGCCTGGCGGCGGTCCTGCTGATGGCCATGAACGGCCGAATCGCGGGTATCAGCGGTATACTGGGCGGGCTGCTGCAGCTCCGTCGGGGTGAGGTCGCCTGGCGCGCCGCTTTCATCGCCGGCCTGTTGGCGGCGCCGGTGCTCTGGCTGTTGGTCGCCGGCCCACCGCACATCGTCGTCGAGGCCAGCAATGCCGCCCTGGTGCTCGCCGGCCTGCTGGTCGGGTTTGGCACGCGCCTGGGGTCGGGCTGCACCAGCGGACACGGAGTCTGTGGCCTGTCCCGGTTATCGCCTCGCTCACTGGCCGCCACGGCCGTTTTCATGGCGACCGGGTTCATCACCGTTTTTGTCGTTCGACATCTGCTGGGAGGGGCCTGA
- a CDS encoding DUF1365 domain-containing protein, with product MTDRALRSHWLEGTIRHRRMTPVRHVFSYDTGMLALDLDDWSRIGDCSRLLSRERFNWLSLKRSDYFAPERSDLKQAIADQVEQATGWRPTGRIELITHPRYLGYVFNPVSFYCCYDDTDDPTAGALPRVVAAQITNTPWHERHLYCLTGAPVTTTDAGWRSQRYSFSKRFHVSPFNPMDQEYRWLFSACDDQLRIHMNVLREGQKVFDATLAVQRTPLTRISIRRHVRRFPLESIKVASGIYWHALKLKIKGAVFHTHPDKLAPNDPAHRLGHDDQGERVDPAVPGTGKVSSWRT from the coding sequence ATGACCGACCGGGCGCTGCGCAGTCACTGGCTCGAAGGCACCATACGCCATCGCCGCATGACGCCGGTGCGACACGTCTTCAGCTACGACACCGGCATGCTGGCCCTGGACCTCGACGACTGGTCGCGCATCGGCGACTGCAGCCGCCTGCTCTCCCGGGAGCGCTTCAACTGGCTGTCGCTGAAGCGCAGCGACTACTTCGCCCCCGAGCGCAGCGACCTCAAGCAGGCCATCGCCGACCAGGTGGAGCAGGCCACCGGCTGGCGTCCGACCGGCCGAATCGAGCTGATAACCCATCCGCGCTACCTGGGTTACGTGTTCAACCCGGTCAGTTTCTATTGCTGTTACGACGACACCGACGATCCAACCGCCGGCGCGCTGCCGCGGGTCGTGGCCGCCCAGATCACCAACACGCCCTGGCACGAACGCCACCTGTACTGCCTCACCGGCGCGCCCGTTACCACCACAGACGCCGGTTGGCGCAGCCAGCGCTACAGCTTCAGCAAACGCTTCCACGTCTCTCCGTTCAACCCGATGGATCAGGAGTACCGCTGGCTGTTCAGCGCCTGCGACGATCAGTTGCGCATCCACATGAACGTCCTCCGGGAAGGCCAGAAGGTTTTCGACGCCACCCTGGCGGTCCAACGCACCCCCCTGACACGTATATCCATCAGACGACACGTGCGGCGATTTCCCCTGGAATCGATCAAGGTGGCAAGCGGCATCTACTGGCACGCGCTTAAGCTTAAAATCAAAGGCGCCGTGTTCCATACGCATCCGGACAAGCTCGCCCCCAACGACCCGGCCCACCGGCTGGGACACGACGATCAGGGCGAGCGCGTCGATCCCGCAGTACCCGGAACAGGAAAGGTAAGCTCATGGAGAACCTGA
- the gabT gene encoding 4-aminobutyrate--2-oxoglutarate transaminase, producing MNNAELQALKEKYVAAGAASPNDQFADRAENAEVWDADGKRMIDFAGGIGVLNIGHRHPKIVDAVKAQLDKVMHTCQTVMPYAPYVQLAEKLCKVAPVTGEAHKACMFNAGAEALENAVKIARCATGRHGVICFDGGYHGRTLMTLAMTGKVLPYKHDFGPMPGGVFRAPFPIPYHGITEEDALDALHMLFKTDIPTKDVAAIVVEAVQGEGGFYIAPPTFLQALRRICDEHGIALIVDEVQSGFGRTGKMFAIEHSDVKPDIMTMAKSMADGMPISAVVGNAKMMDASGPNSLGGTYSGSPLACAAALAVLDVFEEEQILEKSVVLGNKLEKRFLQWQDRFKHVDNVRHLGPMAAFELVEDKVSRKPLAEMTGALTKKCKEKGLILLNCGLWGNSIRVLMPITIEDDVLEEGLAIIEESLAELEA from the coding sequence ATGAACAACGCTGAACTGCAAGCCCTCAAGGAAAAGTACGTTGCCGCCGGCGCCGCCAGCCCCAACGATCAGTTTGCGGATCGGGCGGAAAACGCCGAAGTCTGGGATGCCGACGGCAAGCGTATGATCGACTTTGCCGGGGGTATCGGCGTACTCAACATAGGCCACCGACATCCGAAAATCGTGGACGCCGTCAAGGCGCAGCTGGATAAGGTGATGCACACCTGCCAGACCGTCATGCCCTACGCACCCTACGTCCAGTTAGCCGAGAAGCTCTGCAAGGTCGCGCCGGTCACCGGCGAGGCCCACAAGGCGTGCATGTTCAACGCCGGCGCCGAGGCCCTGGAAAACGCCGTGAAGATCGCCCGCTGTGCCACCGGCCGCCACGGCGTCATCTGCTTTGACGGCGGCTACCATGGCCGCACCCTGATGACCCTGGCCATGACCGGTAAGGTCCTGCCCTACAAGCACGACTTCGGGCCCATGCCGGGCGGCGTGTTCCGCGCCCCGTTCCCGATCCCCTACCACGGCATCACCGAGGAAGACGCCCTCGACGCCCTGCACATGCTGTTCAAGACCGACATCCCCACCAAGGACGTCGCCGCCATCGTGGTGGAAGCAGTCCAGGGTGAAGGCGGCTTCTACATCGCACCGCCGACTTTCCTGCAGGCGCTGCGCCGCATCTGCGACGAACACGGCATTGCCCTGATCGTGGACGAAGTCCAGTCCGGCTTCGGTCGCACCGGCAAGATGTTCGCCATCGAGCACAGCGACGTGAAGCCCGACATCATGACCATGGCCAAGAGCATGGCGGACGGCATGCCGATCTCCGCCGTGGTGGGTAACGCCAAGATGATGGACGCCTCCGGCCCTAACAGCCTGGGTGGCACCTACAGCGGTAGCCCGCTGGCCTGCGCCGCGGCCCTGGCCGTGCTGGACGTGTTCGAGGAGGAACAGATCCTCGAGAAGAGCGTGGTCCTGGGCAACAAGCTGGAGAAACGATTCCTGCAGTGGCAGGACCGGTTCAAGCACGTGGACAACGTGCGCCACCTCGGCCCCATGGCCGCCTTCGAACTGGTGGAGGACAAGGTCTCGCGCAAACCGCTCGCGGAAATGACCGGGGCGCTGACCAAGAAATGCAAGGAGAAAGGCCTGATCCTGCTGAACTGTGGCCTCTGGGGCAACTCGATCCGGGTGCTGATGCCGATCACGATCGAAGACGACGTGCTGGAGGAAGGCCTGGCCATCATCGAGGAAAGCCTGGCCGAGTTGGAAGCCTAA
- a CDS encoding TetR/AcrR family transcriptional regulator — protein sequence MKVKTRDRILDTSLTLFNVVGEPNVTTLLISDELDISPGNLYYHFKSKGDIVGELFGHYEEAMLDLLDVPGDVVVSLEQLAIFLHLTFEAIARYRFLYQDLVNVLSRYDSLQKRFRRILQGKRQAFRTLCNSLRQQELMGISDAELEGLCEQLTLTLSYWVSYELLSHLDDKDSVDLGRGVFQVINLIAPYLAEEARLEAILMAEDYL from the coding sequence ATGAAGGTAAAAACCCGTGACCGGATACTGGACACCAGCCTCACGCTGTTCAACGTGGTGGGCGAACCCAACGTCACGACCCTGCTGATATCCGACGAACTGGACATCAGCCCCGGCAATCTCTATTACCACTTCAAGAGCAAGGGCGACATTGTCGGCGAGCTGTTCGGGCACTACGAAGAGGCCATGCTGGACCTGCTCGACGTGCCCGGCGATGTGGTCGTCTCCCTGGAACAGCTGGCCATCTTCCTGCACCTGACCTTCGAGGCCATCGCCCGTTACCGGTTTCTCTACCAGGACCTGGTGAACGTGTTGTCACGATACGACAGCCTGCAGAAACGCTTTCGCCGGATCCTGCAGGGCAAGCGTCAGGCGTTTCGCACACTGTGCAACAGCCTGCGGCAGCAAGAGCTCATGGGAATTTCAGATGCGGAACTGGAGGGACTGTGCGAGCAACTGACGCTGACCCTGAGTTACTGGGTCAGCTATGAACTGCTGTCGCACCTGGATGACAAGGACAGCGTGGATCTGGGCCGCGGCGTGTTTCAGGTGATCAACCTGATCGCACCGTACCTGGCGGAAGAGGCGCGTCTGGAGGCGATCCTGATGGCGGAGGACTATCTGTGA
- a CDS encoding SulP family inorganic anion transporter, which translates to MNDRLSRLFPPRIWLKQYRRTTLIQDAIAAVLMTILVIPQSLAYAMLAGLPPETGLYASILPVIGYALFASSHTMAVGPVALIALMSATTVAPLSNGDPAVALGASLTLALLCGLYLFAMGIARLGFIANFISHPVISGFISGSAVLIILSQLGTLLAIPASGANLPDIMGSIVTHLERFNALTLLIGVGALIMLLAGRRHTQPLLIRLGLGESAAGLLQRLVPMVAVLVTTVATASAGLGDAGVAVVGVLPQGLPGLTLPSVNLAMLETLAVPAFLISLVIFVESASIAHRMAARRGERIDPDQELMGLGAANVLTAVSGGFAVAGGFSRTVVNDQAGAQTQVAGVLTAVGIGLVTVFFTDLFHYLPKATLAAIIMAAAVTLIDTRSARDTWRYSRQDGLALLATFLLTVFAGVIPGILTGVALSLLLYLYRTSKPHIAVVGRLPGTEHFRNEQRYAVETNQQLIILRVDEALYFANARYLEDRISEALRDHPAVTDCILMCSGVNMIDASALETLEAINTRLDGAGVRLHLSEVKGPVMDRLETTPFMRHLSGRVFLSTFDAWQSLNTISPDTTAADNS; encoded by the coding sequence ATGAACGATCGCCTGTCACGCCTTTTTCCGCCACGGATCTGGCTGAAGCAGTACCGCCGCACAACCCTGATACAGGACGCCATCGCCGCGGTCCTGATGACCATCCTGGTCATTCCCCAGTCGTTGGCCTACGCGATGCTGGCCGGCCTGCCGCCGGAAACCGGACTCTACGCCAGTATCCTGCCGGTCATCGGCTACGCGCTGTTCGCCAGCAGCCATACCATGGCGGTGGGGCCGGTGGCGTTGATCGCGCTGATGAGTGCCACTACCGTGGCGCCGTTAAGCAACGGTGATCCGGCGGTCGCGCTGGGCGCGTCCCTGACGCTGGCGCTGCTGTGTGGGCTCTACCTGTTCGCGATGGGCATCGCGCGACTGGGGTTCATCGCCAACTTCATCAGCCATCCGGTGATCTCCGGCTTCATCTCCGGATCCGCGGTCCTGATCATCCTGAGCCAATTGGGCACCCTGCTGGCCATTCCCGCCAGCGGTGCCAATCTGCCGGACATCATGGGGTCGATTGTCACCCATCTGGAGCGATTCAATGCGTTGACCCTGCTGATCGGGGTGGGTGCGCTGATCATGTTGCTGGCTGGACGCCGGCATACCCAACCCCTGCTGATACGCCTGGGGCTGGGCGAAAGCGCCGCCGGCCTGCTGCAGCGGTTGGTGCCTATGGTGGCCGTGCTGGTGACCACCGTCGCTACCGCCAGCGCCGGCCTGGGCGACGCCGGCGTTGCGGTGGTGGGCGTGCTGCCCCAGGGACTGCCCGGCCTGACGCTGCCTTCGGTGAATCTGGCGATGCTCGAGACACTGGCGGTGCCGGCCTTTCTGATCAGCCTCGTGATTTTCGTGGAGTCGGCCTCCATCGCCCACCGAATGGCAGCGCGCCGGGGCGAACGGATCGATCCGGACCAGGAGCTGATGGGCCTGGGCGCGGCCAACGTGCTGACCGCCGTGTCCGGAGGCTTTGCCGTGGCCGGTGGTTTTTCTCGCACCGTGGTCAATGACCAGGCCGGTGCGCAGACGCAAGTCGCCGGCGTGTTGACCGCCGTCGGCATCGGTCTGGTCACGGTCTTCTTCACCGACCTGTTCCACTACCTGCCCAAGGCCACCCTGGCAGCCATCATCATGGCTGCAGCGGTCACCCTGATCGATACCCGTTCCGCCCGCGATACCTGGCGCTACTCCCGGCAGGACGGTCTGGCATTGCTGGCGACCTTCTTGCTGACGGTGTTCGCCGGCGTCATCCCGGGCATTCTTACCGGTGTCGCCCTGTCGCTGCTGCTGTACCTCTACCGCACCAGCAAGCCCCATATCGCGGTGGTCGGGCGTCTGCCCGGCACCGAGCACTTCCGCAACGAGCAGCGCTATGCGGTGGAGACCAACCAGCAACTGATCATCCTGCGTGTCGACGAGGCGCTCTATTTCGCCAACGCCCGCTACCTGGAGGACCGCATCAGCGAAGCGCTGCGCGACCACCCCGCGGTCACCGACTGCATCCTGATGTGCAGCGGCGTCAACATGATCGATGCCTCGGCGCTGGAAACCCTGGAAGCGATCAATACCCGACTGGATGGCGCCGGCGTCCGGCTGCACCTGTCAGAGGTCAAGGGCCCGGTGATGGATCGTCTGGAGACGACGCCTTTCATGCGGCACCTGAGCGGCCGGGTGTTCCTGAGCACGTTCGACGCCTGGCAGTCGCTCAATACGATTTCCCCTGATACAACCGCCGCCGATAATAGCTGA
- the xthA gene encoding exodeoxyribonuclease III, which produces MIVVSFNVNSIRTRLHQLQAVIDTYNPDFIGLQETKVTDEEFPADDIRAMGYDVQFFGQKTHYGVALMSRHTPESVQKGYPWDDDDAQRRFIAGRYVVDGQAITVINGYFPQGESREHPTKFPAKKKFYADLNRYLDEKTSSDEPLIVMGDMNISPQDLDIGIGADNAKRWLRTGKCSFLPEEREWMATLEGRGLTDVFRHLHPEEADTFSWFDYRSKGFERDPRRGLRIDLIMANNALLPKVRRSGVSYDIRGMERPSDHCPIWAEFDI; this is translated from the coding sequence ATGATCGTCGTTTCGTTCAACGTCAACAGTATCCGCACGCGACTCCATCAACTCCAGGCCGTCATCGACACCTACAACCCGGATTTTATCGGCCTGCAGGAGACCAAGGTCACCGACGAGGAGTTTCCGGCCGACGACATTCGCGCCATGGGCTATGACGTGCAGTTCTTCGGACAGAAGACTCACTACGGCGTGGCGTTGATGTCCCGCCATACGCCCGAGAGCGTGCAGAAGGGCTATCCCTGGGACGATGACGACGCCCAGCGGCGCTTTATTGCGGGTCGCTACGTTGTCGACGGCCAGGCAATCACCGTCATCAACGGCTATTTCCCCCAGGGCGAGAGCCGCGAGCACCCCACCAAGTTCCCCGCCAAGAAAAAGTTCTACGCCGACCTCAACCGTTACCTGGACGAAAAAACGTCGTCCGACGAGCCCCTCATCGTCATGGGTGACATGAACATCTCACCGCAGGACTTGGACATCGGCATCGGCGCCGACAACGCCAAGCGCTGGCTGCGCACCGGCAAGTGCAGCTTCCTGCCGGAAGAGCGGGAGTGGATGGCGACGCTGGAAGGCCGGGGCCTGACCGATGTCTTCCGCCACCTGCATCCGGAAGAAGCGGACACCTTCAGCTGGTTCGATTACCGCAGCAAGGGCTTCGAGCGAGACCCGCGCCGGGGCCTGCGCATCGACCTGATCATGGCCAATAACGCCCTGCTGCCCAAGGTCAGGCGGTCCGGCGTCTCCTACGATATACGCGGCATGGAGCGCCCGTCGGATCACTGCCCCATCTGGGCCGAATTCGACATCTGA